In archaeon BMS3Bbin15, the genomic window CTTGAACACATATCAATTATTTTTGTTGTTTATCTTTTTACTCTTCTGCTCGCATATCTTTCCAAAATTAAATTAACATTTTTTATTAAGCGTGTATGGTTGTTTATCCCTATATTTACAGGAGTGATTGCAATTCCTGCAATCTTTAATTTGATTACCCCAGGAGAACCAGTATTTGCAATAATAAATCATGGATTTTATATCGGCCCATGGGCATTTCACTCCCTGAGCATAACCAGACCTGGAATCCTGGGCAGTACACTTTTTGTTTTAAGGGTTGCAACTACCGTTTCCCTGGCAGTTCTTCTTGTTTTAACAACAAAATGGGCAGAGCTTCTGAAATCGTTGCAGGTACTGAAGATACCCAATATTTTCATCTTGATTGTTGGCATGACCTACATCTATATCTTCCTTCTGATAAGGATGGTTCAGGATATGCACATCGCCAGAAAGAGCCGTACTATAAGAATGATGAATACAGGGAAGGAACAGGGCTGGGTTGCTTCACGAATTGGATATCTGTTTATGAAATCCCTGAAGATTAGCGAGGATGTATATTCTGCTATGCTATCAAGAGGATACACTGGCGAGGTAAAAACTCTTAATTTTTTTAAAATCTCAAGAAAAGATTATTTATGGGTATCGTTATCAGCATTGCTGTGTTTAACACTTTTAGTCAGTAATTATATGATAATATGATGAATGGAGGTAAATAATGTACAATAAAATACTGTTTGAATTGAACAATGTTAGCTATTCATATCTGGGTCGATTTAACGCTCTGAAAAATATAAGCCTGAAGGTGGTACAGGGTGAGAGAATTGCAATTTTAGGTGCAAATGGAGCGGGAAAATCTACTCTTCTCAAACTCATGGATGCCCTGAATTTTCCGACTTCCGGTTCGATAAAGGCTTTTGGCAGAGCACTCACTGAAAAAGAAATTGACGACAGCGGGGATTTTACCAGATATTTCCGGAAGAAAGTGGGCCTTTTATTTCAAAATCCTGATATTCAGCTATTCTCTCCCACTGTATTTGATGAAATTGCATTTGGACCACTTCAGCTCGATATGGGGAAAGATGAAGTCAGAAAAAGGGTTGGAGATGTACTTGACATGCTCGATATAGGAGACCTTGTAGACAGGTCACCCTATCAACTGAGTGGTGGTGAGAGGAAGAAGGTAGCTATTGCCACTATCCTTGTAGTTAACCCTGATGTATTGCTTCTTGATGAACCCACAAGTAACCTTGACCCAAAAACAAAAAAATGGTTTATAACTCTTTTAAAC contains:
- the nikQ_2 gene encoding nickel transport protein NikQ is translated as MELPGWLKEREQANPPFYLSGRRKRNNFLGKTLNRVSELLEDSVFSEKYAKKQGLLQSLDTRVKLVSLLALLITVTFLEHISIIFVVYLFTLLLAYLSKIKLTFFIKRVWLFIPIFTGVIAIPAIFNLITPGEPVFAIINHGFYIGPWAFHSLSITRPGILGSTLFVLRVATTVSLAVLLVLTTKWAELLKSLQVLKIPNIFILIVGMTYIYIFLLIRMVQDMHIARKSRTIRMMNTGKEQGWVASRIGYLFMKSLKISEDVYSAMLSRGYTGEVKTLNFFKISRKDYLWVSLSALLCLTLLVSNYMII
- the nikO gene encoding nickel import ATP-binding protein NikO; this translates as MYNKILFELNNVSYSYLGRFNALKNISLKVVQGERIAILGANGAGKSTLLKLMDALNFPTSGSIKAFGRALTEKEIDDSGDFTRYFRKKVGLLFQNPDIQLFSPTVFDEIAFGPLQLDMGKDEVRKRVGDVLDMLDIGDLVDRSPYQLSGGERKKVAIATILVVNPDVLLLDEPTSNLDPKTKKWFITLLNELNKIGKTIITATHDMQTVTSIADRFIVLSEEHTLVADGPSGDILEDRELLLRTNLI